A window of the Schistocerca nitens isolate TAMUIC-IGC-003100 chromosome 5, iqSchNite1.1, whole genome shotgun sequence genome harbors these coding sequences:
- the LOC126259384 gene encoding 40S ribosomal protein S23 — protein MGKPRGLRTARKHVNHRREQRWADNDYKKAHLGTRWKANPFGGASHAKGIVLEKVGVEAKQPNSAIRKCVRVQLIKNGKKITAFVPRDGCLNYIEENDEVLVAGFGRKGHAVGDIPGVRFKVVKVANVSLLALYKEKKERPRS, from the exons TAAATCACAGGCGAGAACAGAGGTGGGCAGATAACGATTATAAGAAAGCTCATCTTGGTACTAGATGGAAGGCCAACCCATTTGGTGGTGCGTCCCACGCGAAAGGAATTGTCTTGGAAAAAGT TGGTGTGGAAGCTAAGCAGCCCAACTCTGCCATTCGAAAGTGTGTAAGAGTACAACTTATTAAGAATGGAAAGAAGATTACAGCATTTGTTCCTCGAGATGGTTGCTTGAACTACATTGAGGAGAACGATGAAGTGTTGGTAGCTGGTTTTGGCCGTAAAGGTCATGCTGTTGGTGACATTCCTG gTGTTCGATTCAAGGTTGTGAAAGTTGCCAACGTGTCACTTCTGGCCTtgtataaagaaaagaaagaaagacctAGATCATAG